A region of Necator americanus strain Aroian chromosome I, whole genome shotgun sequence DNA encodes the following proteins:
- a CDS encoding hypothetical protein (NECATOR_CHRI.G494.T1) — protein sequence MDFRWSTRIVHEKRLLRGWRMDEDLEGSQIVETSSYVYLGHSMNMESDLEEDLNRRMKAKVDSIRTVSEATNQLTDLDLPAHLFDPAVLSALYCTAET from the coding sequence atggatttccggtggagtactcgtatagtTCATGAaaaacgcctactgcgaggatgGAGGATGGATGAAGATTtggaaggctcccaaatcgtggaaacttcgtcatatgTATACCTCGGAcattctatgaacatggaaagcGACTTGGAGGAAGATTTGAATAGGAGAATGAAAGCAAAAGTGGACAGCATTCGCACCGTCAGTGAAGCTACGAACCAGTTGACGGACCTAGATCTCCCTGCTCATCTGTTCGACCCCGCAGTTCTTTCAGCGCTCTATTGCACAGCGGAGACGTAG